Proteins from one Erysipelothrix larvae genomic window:
- the ftsH gene encoding ATP-dependent zinc metalloprotease FtsH — protein MKNRNNRTSLILTIMAVLAVTTLLSLLQTQRTSILSISEFERIVEKYEISNVVISPRDNVIDISGTYVDNGRNVTFEVRFPQSEENINTLTEKLSTLDANLVISDPDASNIWTDIIGPLIPYVIFIGAMFYMLSKAGGGGNNKAFEFGKSRAKVQGNIKVRFSDVAGADEEKEEMKELIDYLKSPKRFEQMGAHIPKGVLLVGPPGTGKTLLARATAGEADVPFYSISGSDFVEMFVGVGASRVRDMFKKAKATAPCIIFIDEIDAVGRQRGAGLGGGHDEREQTLNQLLVEMDGIEDNTGVVIVAATNRDDVLDPALLRPGRFDRKITVHLPDVRGREAILQVHARNKKIDASASLENLARRTPGFSGADLENVLNEAAILAVRENSQTISMHHLDEAIDRVIAGPAKKSRRYTDEEKYMVAVHEVGHTIIGLKLQSANMVQKVTIIPRGDAGGYNLMTPREEKFTQSKSELIGIITGYLGGRVAEEIVFNEITTGAYADIQSSTSIARRMVTEFGMSDLGPVQYDKPTGSVFLGRDYNAERNYSGEIAYEIDKEVRHIIDEAYENARKIITENRDLLDRLVAALLEHETLTAEQIQHIENGFDVKGNPVNDSNTVDAEVVSETEVSNDTDTTESE, from the coding sequence TTGAAAAATAGAAACAATAGAACAAGTTTGATCTTAACGATTATGGCTGTTCTTGCAGTAACAACATTATTGTCGTTGCTGCAAACACAAAGAACATCTATATTATCGATTTCTGAGTTCGAACGAATCGTTGAAAAATACGAAATTAGCAACGTGGTGATCTCACCACGAGACAACGTAATTGATATATCGGGAACTTATGTAGATAACGGACGTAATGTAACATTTGAAGTTCGTTTCCCACAAAGTGAAGAAAACATTAACACACTGACTGAAAAACTATCTACATTGGATGCAAATTTAGTAATTTCTGACCCAGATGCATCAAATATTTGGACCGATATAATTGGACCGTTAATCCCTTATGTAATCTTCATTGGCGCTATGTTCTACATGCTTTCTAAAGCTGGAGGCGGCGGAAACAACAAAGCCTTCGAATTTGGGAAGTCCCGTGCGAAAGTACAAGGAAACATCAAAGTAAGATTCAGCGATGTTGCCGGTGCTGATGAAGAAAAAGAAGAAATGAAAGAGCTTATTGATTATCTTAAGTCTCCAAAACGTTTCGAACAAATGGGTGCACATATTCCGAAAGGGGTGCTCCTTGTAGGGCCTCCAGGTACTGGTAAGACCTTATTAGCACGTGCTACTGCTGGTGAAGCAGACGTACCATTCTACTCAATTTCCGGTTCAGACTTTGTGGAAATGTTTGTCGGAGTTGGTGCGAGCCGTGTTCGTGATATGTTTAAAAAAGCAAAAGCGACTGCTCCATGTATCATCTTTATTGATGAAATTGATGCTGTAGGGCGTCAACGTGGTGCTGGTTTAGGTGGTGGTCATGATGAACGTGAACAAACCCTTAACCAATTGCTTGTTGAGATGGATGGTATTGAAGACAACACAGGTGTTGTAATTGTTGCGGCTACTAACCGTGATGACGTACTTGACCCTGCATTACTTCGTCCAGGACGTTTTGACCGTAAGATTACAGTGCATCTACCAGATGTACGTGGCCGTGAAGCAATTCTTCAAGTTCATGCACGTAACAAGAAGATTGATGCATCTGCATCATTAGAAAACCTAGCACGTCGTACACCTGGATTCTCAGGTGCAGACCTTGAAAACGTATTGAATGAAGCTGCAATCCTTGCAGTACGTGAAAACTCACAAACTATCTCAATGCATCATCTTGATGAAGCAATCGACCGTGTTATTGCAGGTCCTGCTAAGAAATCAAGACGCTATACTGATGAAGAAAAATACATGGTTGCAGTTCACGAAGTTGGACATACAATCATTGGTCTTAAACTTCAAAGCGCAAATATGGTTCAAAAAGTTACGATTATTCCACGTGGCGACGCGGGGGGATATAACCTCATGACACCACGTGAAGAGAAGTTTACACAAAGCAAATCTGAGTTAATCGGTATTATTACAGGTTACTTAGGTGGGCGTGTTGCGGAAGAAATCGTATTTAATGAAATCACAACCGGTGCTTATGCGGATATTCAATCATCCACAAGCATTGCACGTCGCATGGTAACTGAATTTGGTATGAGTGATCTTGGACCAGTTCAATATGATAAGCCAACGGGTTCTGTATTCTTAGGACGTGACTATAACGCTGAACGTAACTATTCAGGTGAAATTGCATACGAAATCGATAAAGAAGTCCGTCATATCATTGACGAAGCTTACGAAAACGCACGCAAGATTATTACTGAAAACCGTGATCTATTGGATCGCTTAGTTGCAGCATTGTTGGAACATGAAACATTAACTGCTGAACAAATCCAACACATTGAAAATGGCTTCGATGTGAAAGGAAATCCAGTCAATGATTCGAATACTGTTGATGCAGAAGTTGTCAGTGAAACAGAAGTTTCAAACGACACTGATACAACAGAATCAGAATAA